Proteins from a genomic interval of Rattus norvegicus strain BN/NHsdMcwi chromosome 2, GRCr8, whole genome shotgun sequence:
- the Trappc13 gene encoding trafficking protein particle complex subunit 13, whose product MEVNPPKQEHLLALKVMRLTKPTLFTNIPVTCEEKDLPGDLFNQLMKDDPSTVNGAEILMLGEMLTLPQNFGNIFLGETFSSYISVHNDSNQVVKDILVKADLQTSSQRLNLSASNAAVAELKPDCCIDDVIHHEVKEIGTHILVCAVSYTTQGGEKMYFRKFFKFQVLKPLDVKTKFYNAESDLSSVTDEVFLEAQIQNITTSPMFMEKVSLEPSIMYNVTELNSVNQAGECVSTFGSRGYLQPMDTRQYLYCLKPKKEFAEKAGIIKGVTVIGKLDIVWKTNLGERGRLQTSQLQRMAPGYGDVRLSLEAIPDTVNLEEPFHITCKITNCSSERTMDLVLEMCNTTSIHWCGISGRQLGKLHPSSSLCLALTLLSSVQGLQSVSGLRLTDTFLKRTYEYDDIAQVCVVSAAVEVEA is encoded by the exons TGATGCGATTGACCAAACCTACTTTGTTCACCAATATTCCTGTAACTTGTGAAGAGAAGGACTTACCTG GTGATCTCTTTAACCAGTTAATGAAAGATGATCCTTCAACTGTAAATGGTGCAGAGATTTTAATGTTGGGAGAAATGTTGACTTTACCCCAAAATTTCGG GAATATATTTCTGGGAGAGACCTTTTCCAGTTACATCAGTGTTCACAACGACAGCAATCAAGTTGTAAAAGATATATTGGTGAAG GCGGATCTCCAGACGAGTTCTCAGCGTTTAAACCTTTCAGCCTCCAATGCTGCTGTGGCTGAACTTAAACCTGATTGTTGTATTGATGATGTCATACACCACGAAGTAAAGGAAATTGGGACGCACAT CTTGGTGTGTGCTGTGAGTTACACAACTCAGGGTGGAGAAAAAATGTACTTTAGAAAATTCTTCAAATTTCAG GTTCTCAAACCATTGGATGTGAAAACCAAATTTTACAATGCAGAG aGTGACCTCAGTTCTGtg ACTGATGAAGTATTTCTTGAAGCCCAAATTCAGAATATAACAACCTCACCAATGTTTATGGAGAAAGTTTCCCTGGAGCCATCAATAATGTACAATGTAACAGAATTGAATTCAGTGAACCAAGCTGGAGAATG CGTATCTACATTTGGGTCCAGAGGATATTTGCAGCCAATGGATACACGCCAATACTTGTACTGCCTAAAGCCCAAGAAAGAATTTGCAGAAAAAGCCGGCATCATTAAGGGAGTGACAGTAATCGGGAAACTGGATATAGTGTGGAAAACAAATCTGGGTGAAAGGGGCCGACTACAGACCAGCCAGCTTCAAAGGATG GCTCCAGGTTATGGAGATGTTAGGCTGTCTTTAGAGGCCATCCCAGATACCGTAAACCTAGAAGAACCTTTCCACATTACCTGTAAAATCACAAACTGCAG CAGTGAGAGGACGATGGACCTAGTGCTGGAGATGTGCAACACCACCTCTATCCACTGGTGTGGGATTTCGGGAAGACAGCTGGGGAAGCTGCACCCCAGCTCCTCGCTCTGCCTGGCCCTGACTCTCCTGTCCTCAGTACAGGGGCTCCAA AGCGTGTCTGGCTTAAGACTCAcggacacatttttaaaaagaacatatgaATATGATGACATTGCACAAGTCTGCGTGGTCTCAGCTGCTGTGGAAGTGGAAGCCTGA